In Leuconostocaceae bacterium ESL0723, the following proteins share a genomic window:
- the lepB gene encoding signal peptidase I, which produces MKKFLTGYVIPIAFWLTVIFFFVRYVFTTAHIYGDSMQPNLLNQQWVGVSRITQLKRGDVIIFDARGEDAHLQPGEDDYVKRIIGVPGDTVSYQDGQLFVDGRLVNQDYISPAEQGAGTAASFGNTWSLATLSANQGWPATERNQTVVPANAYFVLGDHRSISNDSRYFGFVDRSHILGQIIVPFWYSQQVRNNVNFESQDFFN; this is translated from the coding sequence ATGAAGAAATTTTTAACAGGCTATGTAATTCCAATCGCGTTTTGGCTAACGGTAATCTTCTTCTTTGTCCGGTACGTTTTTACCACGGCCCATATCTACGGTGATTCTATGCAACCCAACCTGCTTAACCAGCAGTGGGTTGGTGTCAGTCGGATTACCCAACTAAAACGGGGGGATGTCATTATTTTTGATGCCCGTGGTGAGGATGCCCACCTCCAACCAGGCGAAGACGACTATGTGAAGCGCATCATCGGCGTTCCAGGCGACACCGTGTCCTATCAGGACGGCCAGCTCTTTGTGGATGGCCGCTTGGTGAACCAGGATTACATTAGTCCGGCTGAACAGGGAGCGGGGACGGCGGCTAGTTTTGGCAACACCTGGTCGTTAGCCACTTTATCGGCCAACCAGGGCTGGCCGGCGACCGAACGGAACCAGACGGTGGTACCCGCCAATGCTTACTTTGTCCTGGGCGATCACCGTTCAATTTCCAATGACAGTCGCTACTTTGGCTTTGTGGACCGCAGCCATATTCTAGGTCAGATAATTGTGCCCTTCTGGTACAGTCAGCAGGTTCGCAATAACGTGAATTTTGAGAGCCAGGATTTCTTTAATTAA
- the ssb gene encoding single-stranded DNA-binding protein, producing MINRVVLIGRLTRDVELRYTQSGVAVGSFTLAVNRQFTNSNGEREADFINCVIWRKSAENFANFTGKGALVAVEGRLQTRNYENNQGQRVYVTEVVVDNFSLLESKQESERRRAQNGSGQGDDFNGNNNFNNQSQGGFDNVDPFASNGAAGNHQNANDNQASSRNNDNAANPFAAGKGGEIDISDDDLPF from the coding sequence ATGATTAATAGAGTTGTATTAATTGGGCGGCTGACCCGAGATGTGGAATTGCGTTATACTCAGTCCGGCGTTGCCGTGGGATCATTTACCCTGGCCGTTAACCGGCAGTTTACGAACAGTAATGGTGAACGGGAAGCCGATTTCATCAACTGTGTCATCTGGCGTAAGTCAGCTGAAAACTTTGCCAACTTCACTGGGAAGGGCGCGCTAGTGGCCGTCGAAGGTCGCTTGCAAACTCGTAATTACGAGAACAACCAAGGTCAACGAGTTTACGTGACCGAGGTTGTGGTTGATAATTTCTCCCTGCTGGAGTCCAAGCAAGAAAGTGAACGTCGTCGGGCCCAAAACGGCAGTGGCCAGGGAGACGACTTTAACGGTAACAATAACTTTAATAATCAAAGTCAGGGCGGTTTTGATAACGTTGATCCCTTTGCCAGCAATGGTGCTGCGGGCAACCACCAAAACGCCAACGACAACCAGGCTTCATCACGGAATAACGATAACGCGGCCAACCCCTTTGCGGCTGGTAAAGGCGGCGAAATCGACATTTCTGATGACGACCTACCATTTTAA
- a CDS encoding MarR family transcriptional regulator, whose amino-acid sequence MHTSQEILADLNVLVQHFAQQAEVINQDRRADTNATQAHILMLLDGHPLSNGELAAHMHLSKPAITKAIKLLMQAKFITGHPAADDRRRVVYQLTPSGQELALAHQDAHQQMVNQIQNTLANFDPDQQQTITQFLKQLNQDLGKDSL is encoded by the coding sequence ATGCATACCAGTCAAGAAATTTTAGCTGACCTAAATGTCTTAGTCCAGCACTTTGCCCAGCAGGCCGAAGTCATTAACCAGGACCGGCGTGCTGATACCAACGCAACCCAGGCCCATATCTTAATGCTTTTGGATGGCCATCCACTCAGCAACGGTGAACTGGCAGCCCACATGCACCTCAGCAAACCGGCCATCACCAAGGCGATTAAACTGCTGATGCAGGCCAAATTTATTACCGGGCACCCGGCGGCTGATGATCGCCGGCGGGTTGTTTATCAGCTGACACCCAGTGGGCAGGAGTTGGCGCTGGCCCACCAGGACGCTCACCAGCAAATGGTGAACCAAATTCAAAATACCCTGGCTAACTTTGACCCCGACCAGCAGCAAACCATTACTCAGTTTCTCAAGCAGTTAAACCAAGATCTTGGAAAGGATTCCTTATGA
- the rpiA gene encoding ribose-5-phosphate isomerase RpiA, which produces MDNDKFKAARMALERIPDHAIVGLGSGSTASVFIELLAKKVHKTGMEITCVATSHQTQNLGLTLGLRVVDIDDVDQVDITVDGADEVDGNLNGIKGGGAALLFEKVVATNSKHNIWVVDSSKQHRKLGAVKLPVEVIRFGSQHVYNYLDRHGLKPSYRMANFSQRLLTDSNNFIIDIDISKVEDLGELTRRLKGLTGVVEHGLFMNICDELLVGNTEEAFQRPG; this is translated from the coding sequence GTGGATAACGATAAATTTAAAGCAGCCCGGATGGCCTTAGAGCGCATCCCCGACCACGCCATTGTTGGCTTGGGGTCTGGGTCAACTGCCTCGGTTTTCATCGAACTCCTGGCTAAAAAAGTCCATAAGACCGGCATGGAAATCACCTGTGTGGCGACTTCCCACCAAACCCAAAACCTGGGCCTGACCCTGGGCTTACGCGTCGTGGACATCGACGATGTCGACCAGGTCGATATCACCGTCGATGGTGCCGATGAGGTTGATGGCAACCTCAACGGCATCAAGGGCGGCGGCGCGGCCCTGCTCTTTGAAAAGGTGGTCGCAACCAACTCCAAGCACAATATCTGGGTGGTTGACAGCAGTAAGCAGCACCGCAAGTTGGGGGCCGTTAAGCTGCCGGTCGAAGTCATCCGCTTTGGTTCCCAGCACGTTTATAACTACCTGGACCGCCATGGCCTAAAGCCTAGTTACCGGATGGCTAACTTTTCTCAGCGCCTGCTAACGGATTCCAATAACTTTATCATTGATATCGATATCAGCAAGGTTGAAGATTTGGGCGAGCTAACCCGCCGCCTAAAGGGCCTAACCGGGGTCGTGGAACACGGCCTGTTTATGAATATCTGTGACGAACTCCTAGTTGGTAACACCGAAGAGGCTTTCCAGCGTCCCGGCTAG
- the rbsK gene encoding ribokinase, with translation MVEKIVVVGSTNIDRVTRVPRFARPGETLPIGEPMVSVMGGKGLNQAVASARSGVRTIMVTKVGAGFDLGRNMSVSNLQTDHVISSNTAETGQAYIQVSAETGENMIYIYGGANQELGSTDVVQHADAIKTADVVMAQLEIPLTAVLAAFEIAHQAGVTTILNPAPAPHDDQLPDELLALTDILVPNRPESHLLTGIEVSDLDSLTQSADYFFRKGVKAVVITLGSQGAFYMQAGGQPVELPAFKVAAVDTTAAGDTFIGGMASYWDGNFKNLEPAIRYGMAASAISVTRPGAQPSIPTQKEVQAFLANQQA, from the coding sequence ATGGTAGAAAAAATAGTTGTTGTCGGTTCCACTAACATTGATCGGGTGACCCGGGTGCCGCGCTTTGCCCGTCCCGGGGAAACCCTGCCGATTGGCGAGCCGATGGTCAGCGTCATGGGTGGCAAGGGCTTAAACCAGGCCGTTGCCTCGGCCCGCAGTGGTGTTCGGACCATCATGGTCACCAAGGTCGGGGCTGGCTTTGACCTTGGTCGAAACATGTCGGTTTCCAACCTGCAAACCGATCACGTGATTTCCTCTAACACCGCTGAAACTGGTCAGGCCTACATTCAGGTATCCGCGGAGACCGGTGAAAACATGATTTATATTTACGGTGGGGCGAACCAGGAGCTCGGTTCTACGGACGTGGTCCAACATGCCGATGCCATTAAGACTGCCGATGTCGTTATGGCCCAGTTGGAAATTCCACTTACTGCGGTCCTGGCTGCCTTTGAAATTGCCCACCAGGCCGGCGTCACTACTATCTTAAATCCGGCCCCAGCACCCCACGATGATCAGCTACCTGATGAGCTCTTGGCCCTGACTGACATCTTGGTTCCCAACCGGCCTGAGAGTCACCTGCTGACTGGGATTGAAGTCAGTGACTTGGACAGCTTAACCCAAAGTGCGGACTACTTCTTTCGTAAGGGCGTTAAGGCGGTGGTGATTACCTTGGGTTCCCAGGGCGCCTTTTACATGCAGGCCGGTGGTCAACCGGTTGAACTGCCCGCCTTTAAGGTGGCGGCCGTTGATACCACGGCGGCCGGCGACACCTTTATTGGTGGCATGGCCAGTTACTGGGACGGCAATTTTAAAAACTTGGAACCTGCCATCCGCTACGGAATGGCGGCCTCGGCGATTAGCGTGACCCGGCCTGGTGCCCAGCCAAGCATTCCTACGCAAAAAGAGGTGCAGGCCTTTTTGGCCAACCAACAGGCATAA
- a CDS encoding threonine/serine exporter family protein: MPSNPNFLSNNLSQHHHMNAPWQQYLQDEEGPASQASLKARTALVARIGRQLLAGGTGAWQVRDSMNTVAQVLGLAVTADIGLTTITLTGFDGPESDSQTIALANTGVNTAQLDDVENFVAHFNQETAQESLHQIHRDLDQLQAASHHYPAWSVSLAAGLACAGFIFLLGGSWLEMLGCFGGASVGNYVRRRLIDHHLTTVINTGLGVAAACLTYFLIFTALRMGWQINPRHSAGYIGAMLFVIPGFPFITSMLDIAKLDMRSGLERLTYALLITLSATSVGWLVASLTGLHPANFSPQGLGLLPLIIIRLLASFAGVYGFSVMFNSPQKMAITAGFVGAIANTCRLELINLGQVPGAAAALIGALIAGILASAVNHYTGFPRIALTVPAIVIMIPGLYIYRGIYNLGFNQVGTGAYWLAQAGLIILMLPLGLLVARVLFDKRWRYVD, from the coding sequence ATGCCGTCTAACCCTAATTTTTTATCTAACAACTTATCCCAGCACCACCACATGAACGCTCCCTGGCAGCAGTACCTTCAAGACGAAGAAGGACCCGCTAGCCAGGCCAGTTTGAAGGCTCGGACTGCCCTAGTAGCTCGAATCGGGCGCCAACTCTTAGCCGGTGGCACCGGGGCCTGGCAGGTCCGTGACAGCATGAATACGGTGGCCCAGGTGCTCGGACTGGCCGTGACGGCTGACATTGGCCTAACGACCATCACCTTAACTGGTTTTGACGGGCCCGAAAGTGACAGCCAAACCATCGCCCTGGCCAACACCGGCGTTAATACTGCCCAGTTGGATGACGTGGAAAACTTCGTCGCCCACTTCAATCAAGAAACTGCACAAGAATCCCTCCACCAAATTCACCGCGACTTGGATCAACTCCAAGCAGCCAGTCACCACTACCCCGCCTGGTCAGTTAGTCTAGCGGCTGGCCTGGCCTGCGCTGGCTTTATCTTCTTGCTGGGTGGTAGCTGGTTGGAAATGTTGGGTTGTTTTGGCGGAGCTAGTGTCGGCAACTACGTCCGACGCCGGCTGATTGACCACCACCTGACGACCGTGATTAATACCGGCCTGGGCGTGGCCGCTGCTTGCTTGACCTACTTTTTGATTTTTACCGCCCTCCGCATGGGCTGGCAAATTAATCCCCGTCACAGTGCTGGTTACATCGGGGCCATGCTCTTTGTTATTCCTGGTTTTCCTTTCATTACCAGCATGCTAGACATTGCCAAGTTAGACATGCGCTCTGGGTTGGAACGGCTGACCTACGCCCTGCTGATTACCCTATCGGCTACTTCAGTTGGTTGGCTAGTGGCTAGTCTCACTGGCTTGCACCCGGCTAATTTCTCACCCCAGGGGCTTGGCCTCCTCCCCCTCATTATCATCCGTCTCCTGGCCAGCTTTGCCGGGGTCTATGGCTTTTCGGTCATGTTTAACAGCCCTCAAAAGATGGCCATCACCGCTGGTTTTGTTGGCGCAATTGCCAATACCTGCCGGTTGGAGCTAATTAACCTCGGCCAGGTTCCGGGTGCAGCCGCCGCCCTGATTGGTGCCCTAATCGCTGGCATCCTAGCTTCGGCGGTAAACCACTACACCGGCTTTCCCCGGATTGCCCTAACCGTGCCGGCCATTGTCATCATGATTCCCGGTCTCTATATTTACCGGGGCATTTACAATCTTGGCTTTAACCAGGTCGGCACCGGTGCCTACTGGTTAGCCCAAGCGGGCTTAATTATCCTGATGCTGCCCCTTGGTCTCCTAGTCGCCCGGGTCCTCTTTGACAAACGCTGGCGCTACGTTGATTAA
- a CDS encoding YbhB/YbcL family Raf kinase inhibitor-like protein yields the protein MQVTTNLNEGFLPDRYTKHAQPEEMSDGYPNISFPFTVSDLPAGTHYLAWTLVDFDSVPVAGFVWIHWLAANYPVHDTTVTIPENLAQTGRNQNFIPGSNSLYSHFVSEDRTEYIQGYEGPMPPNQDHDYTLTVYALRQSVDLPAGFFLNQLRHALQTPGLVLGQASIELPVRK from the coding sequence ATGCAAGTCACAACCAACTTAAACGAAGGTTTCCTACCTGACCGTTACACTAAACACGCCCAACCAGAGGAAATGTCGGATGGCTATCCCAACATCTCCTTCCCCTTTACCGTTAGTGACTTGCCGGCGGGCACCCACTACCTGGCCTGGACCCTGGTTGACTTTGATTCCGTACCAGTGGCCGGCTTTGTCTGGATTCACTGGTTAGCAGCCAACTATCCAGTGCACGACACGACCGTCACCATTCCGGAAAACCTGGCCCAAACCGGCCGCAACCAAAACTTCATCCCCGGTAGCAATAGCCTGTACTCCCACTTTGTGAGCGAGGACCGCACCGAGTACATTCAAGGCTATGAAGGTCCGATGCCACCTAACCAGGACCACGATTACACTCTGACCGTTTATGCCCTGCGGCAATCAGTTGACCTACCGGCTGGTTTCTTCCTTAACCAATTACGCCATGCCCTACAAACCCCAGGCCTAGTTCTCGGCCAAGCTAGTATTGAGTTGCCAGTCCGTAAATAA
- the rpsF gene encoding 30S ribosomal protein S6 codes for MATSYELTYIVRPDLDADAKKALVERFDGILTKNGANIAKSADWATRRFAYEIAGYREGTYHIVNFTADDDQAANEFDRLAKISGEILRQMIVKRDAE; via the coding sequence ATGGCTACATCATACGAACTAACTTACATTGTTCGCCCTGATTTGGATGCAGATGCCAAGAAGGCGTTGGTAGAACGCTTCGACGGTATCCTGACTAAGAACGGTGCCAATATTGCTAAGTCAGCTGATTGGGCTACGCGTCGCTTCGCATATGAAATTGCTGGTTACCGTGAAGGTACTTACCACATTGTTAATTTCACTGCCGATGACGACCAAGCTGCCAATGAATTTGATCGTTTGGCTAAGATTTCTGGCGAAATCTTGCGTCAAATGATTGTTAAGCGCGACGCTGAATAA
- a CDS encoding DUF1440 domain-containing protein translates to MISGMVKIGWEAMFPPRNKARNAVNPPQRLLQQMGVPASVTHATVTEAEDQEVPYVALIMHFGFSVAFAILFVFLANFWGWVTYGQGSLYGIVIWIAFHWIILPALGTIPPAWKQPLYENLSEFFGHIVWAWTIYIVALALPVSGVYF, encoded by the coding sequence ATGATTTCAGGTATGGTTAAGATTGGCTGGGAGGCCATGTTCCCACCTCGTAATAAGGCCCGCAATGCGGTTAACCCACCGCAACGGCTCCTGCAACAGATGGGCGTGCCTGCCAGTGTAACCCATGCCACGGTGACCGAGGCCGAGGACCAGGAGGTTCCTTACGTGGCCCTAATCATGCACTTTGGTTTCTCGGTGGCCTTTGCCATTCTCTTTGTTTTCCTGGCTAATTTCTGGGGCTGGGTAACCTATGGCCAGGGTTCTCTGTATGGAATCGTAATCTGGATTGCCTTTCACTGGATTATCCTGCCGGCCCTAGGCACGATTCCACCAGCCTGGAAGCAGCCATTATACGAAAACTTGTCTGAGTTCTTCGGCCACATTGTCTGGGCCTGGACGATTTACATTGTTGCCCTGGCCTTGCCAGTCAGTGGTGTGTATTTTTAA
- the zwf gene encoding glucose-6-phosphate dehydrogenase: MASEIQTLITFFGATGDLAKRMLYPAVFNLYKKGYLQKHFAVVGTARQDITTDEFREMVRHSIDADGKQDSAQVNDFLKHFSYCASDVTEASGYHDLRATIDAAEKEFDIPGNRIFYMSVAPRFFGTIAQYLKSEDLLAKQGFNRLMIEKPFGTSYETAEALQNELEAAFNDDQLYRIDHFLGKEMVLNIAPIRFGNPVLAAAWNKDFIKNVQVTLAETLGVEERAGYYDTAGALLDMIQNHAMQIVGWLAMETPKSFKDQDIRDAKNAAFSSLKIYDEAEVNRYFVRGQYGAGQSPDQKAYTQEPDVPADSKNNTYIAGELQFNMPRWEGVPFYVRSGKRMAKKTTRVDVVFKAGTLPLGAAQEPQETVLTIVVSPDEKIQMTLNAKDVSDTYSTHLIDLDWEPTAAEKAATPAPYERMIHDAMDGNGSNFADWHGVATAWKFTDAISKVYAENKAPLETYPSGSMGPKAADELLARNGDHWVFQG, encoded by the coding sequence ATGGCTTCTGAAATTCAAACTTTAATAACTTTTTTCGGTGCAACCGGTGACCTGGCCAAGCGGATGCTCTATCCAGCGGTCTTTAACCTTTATAAGAAGGGTTACCTGCAAAAGCACTTTGCCGTTGTTGGTACAGCCCGCCAAGACATTACCACTGACGAGTTCCGTGAGATGGTCCGTCACTCGATTGATGCGGATGGTAAGCAGGACTCAGCCCAGGTCAACGACTTCCTCAAGCACTTCTCTTACTGTGCCAGTGATGTCACCGAGGCTAGTGGCTACCACGACCTTCGGGCCACCATCGACGCGGCTGAGAAGGAATTTGACATTCCCGGTAACCGGATTTTCTACATGTCAGTGGCACCCCGCTTCTTCGGTACCATTGCCCAGTACCTCAAGTCCGAAGATCTTTTGGCCAAGCAAGGCTTTAACCGCCTAATGATTGAGAAGCCCTTCGGTACTTCTTATGAAACTGCTGAGGCACTGCAAAACGAACTGGAAGCAGCCTTCAATGACGACCAGCTTTACCGAATTGACCACTTCCTTGGTAAGGAGATGGTCTTAAACATCGCGCCAATCCGCTTTGGTAACCCAGTCCTAGCGGCGGCTTGGAACAAGGATTTCATCAAGAATGTCCAGGTTACCCTGGCTGAAACCTTGGGCGTTGAAGAACGGGCCGGTTACTACGATACGGCCGGTGCCCTGCTAGACATGATTCAAAACCACGCCATGCAAATCGTTGGCTGGTTGGCCATGGAGACGCCTAAATCCTTTAAGGACCAGGACATCCGGGATGCTAAGAACGCGGCCTTTAGCTCACTAAAGATTTATGATGAAGCTGAAGTGAACCGCTACTTCGTCCGCGGCCAGTACGGTGCCGGTCAGTCCCCTGACCAAAAGGCCTATACCCAGGAGCCCGATGTTCCGGCCGATTCCAAGAACAACACCTACATCGCCGGTGAATTGCAGTTCAACATGCCACGTTGGGAAGGCGTACCGTTCTATGTCCGTTCTGGTAAGCGGATGGCCAAGAAGACAACCCGCGTTGACGTAGTCTTCAAGGCTGGTACCCTGCCATTGGGCGCTGCCCAAGAGCCTCAGGAAACGGTCCTGACCATCGTGGTTTCACCCGACGAAAAGATTCAGATGACCCTGAATGCCAAGGACGTCTCCGACACTTACAGCACCCACCTGATCGACTTGGACTGGGAGCCAACTGCCGCCGAAAAGGCTGCTACTCCAGCCCCTTATGAGCGGATGATTCACGACGCCATGGACGGCAACGGTTCAAACTTTGCCGACTGGCACGGCGTGGCCACGGCTTGGAAGTTTACCGATGCTATTTCCAAGGTTTATGCCGAGAACAAGGCACCTTTGGAAACCTACCCTTCTGGTTCCATGGGACCTAAGGCCGCGGATGAGCTGCTCGCCCGTAACGGTGACCACTGGGTTTTCCAAGGCTAA
- the rpsR gene encoding 30S ribosomal protein S18, whose product MPEQNSRPRRRPQGGNRRRRKVDYIAANHIEYVDYKDTELLERFISERGKILPRRVTGTSAKNQRKVTTAIKRARIMALLPFVAED is encoded by the coding sequence ATGCCTGAACAAAATTCACGTCCCCGTCGTCGTCCACAGGGCGGTAACCGTCGTCGCCGTAAGGTTGACTACATTGCTGCTAACCACATTGAATACGTGGACTACAAGGACACGGAATTACTGGAGCGTTTCATTTCCGAACGTGGTAAGATCTTGCCTCGTCGTGTTACGGGAACTTCAGCTAAGAACCAACGTAAAGTAACCACTGCAATCAAGCGTGCACGGATTATGGCTTTGCTGCCATTCGTTGCCGAAGATTAA
- a CDS encoding type 1 glutamine amidotransferase — MRINVLQHTPNEGPGAIQTWADQRGHEVFIYHPYQFGKLPSADETDFLVVLGGPMGPNDDLPWIKAERDLIKTLLDQGKSIYGACFGAQQIAKTLGAKIGKAPVKEVGWAPVYRETDAIPGLPEKALALHWHEETFDLPAGSQLLFSSDLLKNQGFVIGHQAIGLQFHLEPQATNLREMVVNDGQYALDHNDLHQGPADILDQPVPAENPAIMFTLLDYLAQ, encoded by the coding sequence ATGCGCATTAATGTTTTGCAACATACCCCAAACGAAGGTCCGGGAGCCATTCAAACCTGGGCCGATCAACGCGGTCACGAGGTCTTCATTTACCATCCCTACCAGTTCGGTAAGCTGCCCAGTGCTGATGAAACTGATTTCTTGGTGGTCTTAGGTGGACCCATGGGTCCCAACGATGACCTTCCCTGGATTAAGGCTGAGCGCGACCTGATTAAAACCCTCTTAGACCAGGGTAAATCAATCTATGGGGCCTGCTTTGGCGCCCAGCAAATTGCTAAAACCCTGGGTGCGAAGATTGGCAAGGCCCCAGTCAAGGAAGTTGGCTGGGCCCCGGTTTACCGTGAAACTGATGCCATTCCGGGCCTGCCTGAAAAGGCCCTGGCCCTCCACTGGCATGAAGAGACCTTTGACCTGCCGGCTGGCAGTCAGCTTCTCTTTAGCAGCGACTTGTTGAAGAACCAGGGCTTTGTGATTGGTCATCAGGCAATTGGCCTGCAGTTCCACTTGGAACCCCAGGCAACCAACCTGCGGGAAATGGTGGTTAATGATGGCCAGTACGCCCTCGACCACAATGACCTCCACCAGGGCCCAGCTGACATTCTGGATCAACCGGTCCCAGCTGAGAACCCGGCAATCATGTTCACCCTCTTAGATTATTTAGCCCAGTAA
- a CDS encoding MFS transporter, with protein MQTKPAPRGLNERWLLLGVLLSNTGNSMIWPITTLYMTGPLHQSFTAAGLVLMVGSLISIVGAYLGGWLFDHWYPRLALALAAGIAGLALLAIVIWNSWPVYAILLWISVFGMGMIQTLINAYGTKIDGPKTRVVFNNMYIVLNIGVVLGTLAVGYLFDYGFTYLMALAGLIYLALLVLSLCVFRINPAGQSQSSPEPADAAKGRPAQKERFRLTPLLVWIGALLFIMYLSYMLWESVMAPHMRNLGMPTSNFADLWMINGITIIVFQKFVSNWANRRPYRISVLLGSVIFASSFFFLVFTEQFWQIVIVFELLTVGEMLASPQLPAWVAQITPASVAGQAQGFVSMMISAGRVVGPVYAGVMMDAGMMNTLFLSVLVAMLVVCLGLYWISRPNKTSKDS; from the coding sequence ATGCAAACCAAACCAGCCCCGCGGGGGCTCAACGAGCGCTGGCTGCTCTTAGGCGTTTTACTGTCTAACACGGGCAACTCGATGATTTGGCCGATTACAACTTTATATATGACTGGTCCTCTCCACCAAAGCTTTACGGCAGCTGGCCTGGTCTTAATGGTCGGTTCCCTGATTAGCATTGTGGGGGCCTATTTAGGTGGGTGGCTTTTTGACCACTGGTATCCCCGGCTGGCCCTGGCATTGGCAGCTGGGATTGCTGGTCTAGCCCTGTTAGCGATTGTGATTTGGAACAGTTGGCCGGTTTATGCCATCTTGCTTTGGATCAGTGTCTTTGGGATGGGGATGATTCAGACCCTGATTAACGCCTACGGAACCAAGATTGACGGTCCGAAAACCCGGGTTGTCTTTAATAATATGTACATTGTCCTAAATATCGGCGTGGTGCTAGGTACGCTGGCGGTGGGCTATCTCTTTGACTATGGTTTTACTTATTTAATGGCCCTGGCAGGCCTGATTTACCTGGCCTTGTTGGTCCTAAGCCTCTGTGTTTTTCGGATTAATCCAGCGGGCCAAAGTCAAAGCTCACCGGAACCAGCTGATGCTGCCAAGGGGCGTCCCGCCCAAAAGGAGCGCTTCCGCCTAACTCCCTTACTAGTTTGGATTGGGGCCCTCCTATTTATCATGTACCTGTCCTACATGCTCTGGGAATCGGTGATGGCGCCGCACATGCGTAACCTGGGGATGCCCACCAGTAACTTCGCAGATTTGTGGATGATAAATGGTATAACCATTATTGTCTTCCAAAAGTTTGTATCTAATTGGGCTAACCGGCGACCCTACCGGATTTCGGTCCTGTTGGGCAGTGTCATCTTTGCCAGCAGTTTTTTCTTCCTAGTCTTTACCGAGCAGTTCTGGCAAATCGTGATTGTCTTTGAGCTGCTGACGGTGGGGGAGATGCTAGCCAGTCCCCAGTTGCCGGCCTGGGTTGCTCAAATTACGCCGGCCAGTGTGGCCGGTCAGGCCCAGGGCTTTGTCTCGATGATGATTAGTGCTGGCCGTGTCGTTGGACCGGTTTATGCCGGCGTGATGATGGACGCTGGCATGATGAACACGCTTTTCTTGTCGGTTCTGGTGGCCATGTTAGTGGTCTGCCTGGGACTTTATTGGATTAGCAGACCAAATAAAACGTCAAAAGATTCGTGA
- a CDS encoding zinc ABC transporter substrate-binding protein — MKRTIWLISILALIVIGTVGWAVFKPQNQPNQSDKIKIVTSTSVYAQVAKAVAGDHADVSAVITEQNVSPEDYEPTSAVAHEVSQAQVVVANGLGYDAWLNKLAKANTKVQLVQVGSDVLGLKDGANPHLWNDPENMAKTAHYLADVLSKKDPKHRSDYQKNADSYVQSLKPVTNLVAELKPKTSDLKVTETEPVFEYMLNALGVQITNEDFAEAVEEGNDPSPAVLASLRSDIENHQMAFLVDNTQTTSSTVTNIVDLAKKNNIPIVKVTETSPENQPYVDWKLSELKQIQAILNQ, encoded by the coding sequence ATGAAACGCACAATCTGGTTAATCAGCATCCTCGCCCTCATTGTAATCGGTACCGTCGGCTGGGCGGTATTTAAGCCCCAGAACCAGCCTAATCAAAGTGACAAAATCAAAATCGTCACTTCCACCAGCGTTTACGCCCAGGTGGCTAAGGCCGTGGCCGGCGACCACGCCGACGTTTCAGCCGTCATCACCGAGCAAAACGTTTCCCCAGAGGACTACGAACCAACCAGCGCAGTCGCCCACGAAGTCAGCCAGGCCCAAGTGGTGGTGGCTAACGGCCTGGGTTATGATGCCTGGCTAAACAAGTTGGCTAAGGCCAACACCAAGGTGCAACTCGTCCAGGTCGGTTCCGATGTCTTGGGTCTAAAAGACGGTGCCAACCCTCATCTCTGGAACGACCCCGAGAACATGGCCAAAACGGCCCACTACCTGGCCGACGTCCTCAGTAAAAAAGACCCTAAGCATCGCAGCGATTACCAGAAGAACGCGGACAGTTACGTTCAGTCGCTCAAGCCAGTTACCAACCTGGTAGCCGAGCTCAAGCCTAAGACTAGCGACCTGAAAGTCACTGAAACTGAACCAGTCTTTGAATACATGTTAAACGCCCTCGGTGTCCAGATTACCAACGAGGATTTTGCCGAAGCGGTTGAAGAAGGCAATGATCCTTCACCAGCTGTCCTGGCCAGTCTCCGGTCTGACATTGAGAACCATCAAATGGCCTTCCTGGTTGATAACACCCAGACCACCAGTAGCACGGTGACAAACATTGTCGACCTAGCTAAGAAAAACAACATTCCAATTGTTAAGGTCACCGAAACCAGCCCTGAAAACCAGCCCTATGTCGACTGGAAACTGAGCGAACTCAAACAGATTCAAGCCATCTTAAATCAATAA